The genomic window TCAAAATTATGTAATTCATGGAGAGCTTCTTTCTGTATATCAGAATTGAGGATAGTTTGAATTTGATTCTCTCCTCTAATCTTTTCTAATAGGGGAACTACTAAGAATTGCTTAGAAAAATGCTGAGTTAAAAACGGTACAATAATTAGGACTAATAAAAATCTCAGAGCAGTTTTTGTCCGATTTCGAGAACTTCGGTAACTTCTAATAAATTCTTCTTCTGCCTGCGGGGAGAATCCCGCTTTAATTCTGTTAACTGTTTTCCCAAAAGACCTTGGAATTGCCCCAGTTTTTTGACATGGAAGTAGGGCTTGAATATTATTGATATTAGATAAGTCTAGCTGTTCGTTGATTTCGCTCTGGTTAACTTGTAGTGGTTGAGAAGTTGATTCTAACGCACCGTTGCTAATTAGTTCATCTTTGATAGCGTACTTCTCTACAACTTCATCAATAACCTTCAGCTTTTCTAATAAAACAGAATTAGAGATATTGACAATTCCCCGACTAAGCCGGAACTCTGCAAGCCTGATTTTGATAATAGTTAAATTCTTATCAAGGTATCCTTGCCAGTAAGACATCACATTTTCAGTATAATTAACTGATTCTGATGATATTTTTTTGTTGCCAAAATGTTCGCTCTCGATATTTTTAATCCTCTGAGCTGCTTGTTGAGCTTCTAAGAGCGCCCTTTCTGGTGTATCTAAAAACCAATACTGAAGCGATCGCAAATATTCTTTGAGATTTTGGCGAAGGAAATTTGCTGTTTTGGTGAATGAATCTTTCATGATATATATGACTATTTATATAATCTGTATTATAGTTATACAAGCATGACAAATGGGTAACATCTAGTTTAAAAGATGATTGACTATTACCCTAGACATATAAGATAAATCTGCTATTTTGAGTGTACACCTATTAGAGGATTAGGTACAGGTAAGGGGTGATTTTCTCTGATTTTAAATCGACCCGTATCGGCATCGTCAGCAAAAACTTCTCCACTCTCAATTTCATAAATCCAGGCGTGAAGGGTAAGTTGACCTTTGTGGAGTCTAGAGTGAATGAGGTATGTAGATGATGTGTCAATAATCTGACACTGATGAGAATTAGACTTTACAGCTTGATATAGGAGACTTTGTAGTGACTCACCCTGTTAAGATTTTTTAGGCTTATTTAGAAAAATTCTCAAAGAACTAAAATAGATATATCTTGAGTTAGTTTCAGTAAGCTTGTCTAACAAGTAGAACTTGAGCATTTTGATGGTAAATAAAATATCCTTATCCTGTCGTTTGTTAAAAACTCGCCATATGATTATCTGATGCTATATCGGCACAAAATAAAAGTTGGTGACTACAGCAAGCAAAAAATCTGAACCCAGAATTTATTGGCAATATGAAACTCAGTCTGTGCATGATTGTGAAAAACGAATCAGCAACACTACCTAAATGCCTGAACAGTGTCAGAAAAGTGGTGGATGAAATGGTAGTCTTGGATACAGGTTCAATTGATCGCACTCCCAATATTGCCCAACAACTCGGTGCAAAAGTCCATCATTTTAAATGGTGTAATGACTTCAGTGCTGCCCGTAATGCAGCTCTAAAATATGTCACTGGTGATTGGATTCTGGTATTAGATGCTGATGAAACTCTGACACCAGCAATTTTACCGCAATTGCGGGAGGCGATCGCTAGAGATGAATACCTGCTCATCAACCTCGTCCGCCAGGAAGTTGGTGCAGAACAATCCCCATATTCTCTGGTTTCGAGGCTATTCCGCAATCATCCAGACATTCGTTTTGACCGTCCTTACCATGCCTTGGTAGATGATAGTGTGTCAGAAATTTTAGCCAGAGAACCCCATTGGCAAGTAGGTTATTTACCAGGGGTGGCACTTGTACACACAGGATATCAAAAAAGTGCGATCGCTCAAAATAACAAATATGCCAAAGCCGCTACAGCGATGGAAGGGTTTCTCGCAACTCATCCTGATGACCCCTATGTTTGCAGTAAATTAGGGGCATTGTATGTGCAAACTGGGAAAATTTCCCCAGGTATGGAGTTGCTTAGACGAGGAATCACCGCTGCTGAAGATAACTACGATATTTTATATGAACTCCACTATCATTTAGGCATTGCCTACAGTCGGTTACAAAAATCTCCACAGGCTATTTATCACTATAAAGCTGCAATCAAATTGCCAATTTACCCCATGCTTAAACTAGGAGCATACAACAACTTGGGTAACTTACTCAAAGCAGCAGGAGATTTCAACGGTGCGAAAACTGCTTATGCCACAGCTTTGAAAATTGACCCTACTTTTGTTTTTGGACATTATAATTTGGCGATGACATTTAAGGCTTTGGGTTTATTTACAGATGCGATCGTATATTATCAACATGCAATCACCTTAAATCCCAACTATGCCGAAGCATATCAAAATTTAGGGGTAGTGTTGCTGAAAATTGGCAATCATCAAGATAGTTTAGCAGCTTTTAAAAAAGCGATCGCACTTCACGAAAGGTATAATCCCCAAGAGGCGAAGAGACTACGCCAGGGATTGCAGGAGATGGAGTTGATGTAGAGGTGATATCACGTCCGCTAGATTACTTATTAACCCACCTTCCGCACCCTAACTGTCACACATCAACAAAAAGTTGCTTGAGTAGTACATAAAAACTAAGAGAGAAGTAAGAGAAAGTGGGGTTAATGAGAAGAAATAGCATGAAGTTAGGAATTGGGCGAAAAAGTGAAGTTTTGTAATGAAGACAGAAGAAAGGGAAAACTTCATGAGTTTAAAAAAATAAATTGATAAGAAAAAGAGAAATGATTTAATAACAACAGAAGTCGTGGAGGATTCTG from Nostoc sp. UHCC 0926 includes these protein-coding regions:
- a CDS encoding proton extrusion protein PcxA: MKDSFTKTANFLRQNLKEYLRSLQYWFLDTPERALLEAQQAAQRIKNIESEHFGNKKISSESVNYTENVMSYWQGYLDKNLTIIKIRLAEFRLSRGIVNISNSVLLEKLKVIDEVVEKYAIKDELISNGALESTSQPLQVNQSEINEQLDLSNINNIQALLPCQKTGAIPRSFGKTVNRIKAGFSPQAEEEFIRSYRSSRNRTKTALRFLLVLIIVPFLTQHFSKQFLVVPLLEKIRGENQIQTILNSDIQKEALHELHNFEQALKFEHLLNQAPPLSSEVITEKIKDKAIEIAEKSHTQSTSAISNVFADLISLISFSIIIAFSKREIMIVKSFMDTIVYGLSDSAKAFLIILSTDIFVGFHSPDGWEVLLEGLAEHLGLPASRNAIFFFIATFPVILNTIFKYWIFRYLSRLSPSALATLKEMDE
- a CDS encoding glycosyltransferase gives rise to the protein MKLSLCMIVKNESATLPKCLNSVRKVVDEMVVLDTGSIDRTPNIAQQLGAKVHHFKWCNDFSAARNAALKYVTGDWILVLDADETLTPAILPQLREAIARDEYLLINLVRQEVGAEQSPYSLVSRLFRNHPDIRFDRPYHALVDDSVSEILAREPHWQVGYLPGVALVHTGYQKSAIAQNNKYAKAATAMEGFLATHPDDPYVCSKLGALYVQTGKISPGMELLRRGITAAEDNYDILYELHYHLGIAYSRLQKSPQAIYHYKAAIKLPIYPMLKLGAYNNLGNLLKAAGDFNGAKTAYATALKIDPTFVFGHYNLAMTFKALGLFTDAIVYYQHAITLNPNYAEAYQNLGVVLLKIGNHQDSLAAFKKAIALHERYNPQEAKRLRQGLQEMELM